One window from the genome of Microbulbifer pacificus encodes:
- a CDS encoding pirin family protein, whose product MSNLAQDAVQACDVIAGCGAIDIIIEPRNKDLGGFSVRRVLPTRERKMVGPWIFFDHMGPADFTAGTGIDVRPHPHIGIATVTYLFEGEILHRDSLGSLQAIRPGDINLMLAGRGIVHSERETEQLRGTDHRLHGLQLWLALPASDEELPPAFYHYPAAEIPTAEIDGVSLRVMMGSAYGCTSPVKTFAETIYVEAQLRAGQRLTLPDSPERAVYVASGALRARDTGIPQHALAVFLPEAGVEVEAVEDCRIAIIGGESLGQRFIDWNFVSSRKERIAQAIEDWRAGRFEKVPGDSEEFIPYPGG is encoded by the coding sequence ATGAGTAACCTGGCCCAGGACGCCGTACAGGCATGCGACGTAATCGCCGGTTGCGGTGCCATCGACATCATCATTGAACCCAGAAACAAAGATCTGGGCGGCTTTTCCGTGCGCCGAGTGCTGCCCACCCGCGAGCGGAAAATGGTGGGCCCCTGGATATTCTTCGATCATATGGGTCCGGCAGATTTTACCGCGGGCACAGGCATCGACGTGCGCCCACACCCGCATATCGGCATCGCCACCGTCACCTACCTGTTTGAGGGGGAGATCCTGCACCGGGACTCCCTTGGCAGCCTGCAGGCGATCCGCCCCGGCGACATCAATCTGATGCTGGCCGGGCGCGGTATTGTGCACTCGGAGCGGGAGACGGAGCAGCTACGCGGCACAGACCACCGCCTGCACGGTCTGCAACTGTGGCTGGCTCTGCCGGCATCCGATGAAGAGCTGCCACCGGCGTTTTACCACTACCCCGCCGCGGAAATTCCCACCGCGGAAATTGACGGCGTATCGCTGCGGGTAATGATGGGCAGTGCCTACGGTTGTACCTCACCGGTCAAAACCTTCGCCGAAACAATCTATGTGGAGGCACAGCTGCGAGCGGGTCAGCGCCTGACGTTACCGGATTCGCCGGAGCGCGCAGTGTACGTCGCCAGCGGCGCCCTGCGTGCGCGGGACACCGGGATCCCACAACATGCGCTGGCGGTATTCCTCCCGGAAGCAGGGGTGGAAGTGGAAGCCGTCGAAGACTGTCGCATCGCGATTATCGGCGGTGAGTCCCTGGGCCAGCGCTTTATCGACTGGAACTTTGTCTCCAGCCGCAAAGAGCGCATCGCCCAGGCAATCGAAGACTGGCGGGCCGGCCGCTTTGAAAAAGTCCCCGGCGATAGCGAGGAATTTATCCCCTACCCCGGCGGCTGA
- a CDS encoding IlvD/Edd family dehydratase has product MTDPRRKSTPRFRSAHWFDDKANADHTALYLERYFNFGLTREELQSGRPIVGIAQTGSDLTPCNRHHRELAQRVKDGIRDAGGIPMEFPVHPIFEQGRRPTAALDRNLATLGLIEILHGYPIDAVVLTTGCDKTTPATLMAALQLDIPAIVYSGGPMLNGWRPVSCDGGTDKEERVGSGAAIWQNRERLAKGELDYTGFMEASAASVPSVGHCNTMGTALSMNALAEVLGMSLPGCAAIPAPYKERAQMGYHTGRRIVEMAFENLKPSDILTRRSFLNAVVACSALGGSTNAVVHLLALARGMKDVNFTMDDWQQYGENIPLLVNCMPAGKYLGEEFYRAGGVPALLNQLIRDGLIDGSQNTVTGHSLAHNCEAFPVRNREVIFPTDKPLMEKAGFAIMRGNFFDSALMKKSVISPGFREKYLSDPRHPLCFTARAIVFEGPEDYRARIDDPALDIDEHCILVIRNVGPVGYPGSAEVVNMLPPARLVKRGINCLPTMGDGRQSGTSGSPSILHIVPESVTGGGLALLQTGDGIRVDLANHRVDLLLSDEALTERRRHLQGTQLVNQTPWQEIYRKTVSPLSTGAVMETDEEFIRVLDAHPVGRHSH; this is encoded by the coding sequence ATGACCGATCCCCGCAGAAAATCGACCCCCCGGTTCCGCAGCGCCCACTGGTTCGACGACAAGGCGAATGCCGATCACACCGCACTGTATCTTGAACGTTACTTCAATTTCGGTCTCACCCGCGAAGAGCTGCAATCCGGGCGGCCGATCGTCGGCATTGCCCAGACCGGCAGCGATCTAACCCCCTGTAACCGACACCACCGGGAACTGGCGCAGCGGGTAAAAGACGGCATCCGCGATGCCGGGGGTATTCCGATGGAATTCCCGGTGCACCCCATTTTTGAGCAGGGCCGGCGCCCCACCGCGGCGCTTGACCGCAATCTGGCAACCCTCGGGCTAATCGAAATTTTGCACGGTTATCCGATTGATGCCGTGGTACTCACCACCGGTTGTGACAAAACCACACCGGCTACATTAATGGCCGCGCTGCAATTGGATATCCCGGCGATTGTTTACTCCGGGGGGCCGATGCTGAACGGCTGGCGACCGGTAAGTTGCGATGGTGGCACGGACAAGGAGGAACGTGTCGGCTCCGGTGCTGCCATCTGGCAGAACCGCGAGCGTCTGGCGAAGGGAGAGCTGGACTACACGGGATTTATGGAGGCCTCGGCGGCGTCTGTCCCCAGTGTCGGCCATTGCAACACCATGGGCACAGCGCTTTCGATGAATGCCCTTGCAGAAGTGCTGGGAATGTCCCTGCCCGGCTGTGCCGCCATTCCCGCGCCATATAAAGAGCGCGCGCAGATGGGCTACCACACCGGGCGGCGCATCGTGGAAATGGCGTTTGAGAATCTGAAACCATCGGATATTCTCACCCGTCGGTCTTTCCTCAATGCGGTCGTAGCCTGCAGCGCGCTCGGTGGTTCGACCAACGCCGTGGTACATCTGTTAGCGCTGGCACGGGGCATGAAAGACGTGAACTTCACCATGGACGACTGGCAGCAGTACGGTGAGAACATTCCGCTGCTGGTGAACTGTATGCCTGCCGGTAAATATCTCGGTGAAGAGTTTTACCGCGCCGGCGGCGTACCGGCTCTGCTAAATCAGCTGATCCGCGATGGCCTGATCGATGGTAGCCAGAATACCGTTACCGGCCACTCACTCGCGCACAATTGCGAGGCGTTTCCGGTACGCAACCGCGAGGTGATTTTTCCGACTGACAAACCGCTGATGGAGAAAGCCGGTTTCGCCATCATGCGCGGTAATTTTTTCGATTCCGCACTGATGAAAAAATCCGTGATCAGCCCCGGGTTCCGCGAAAAATATCTGTCCGATCCCCGGCACCCTCTGTGTTTTACCGCCCGCGCTATCGTCTTCGAGGGACCGGAGGATTACCGCGCGCGCATCGACGATCCGGCGCTGGATATCGACGAACACTGTATTCTGGTTATCCGCAACGTGGGTCCGGTGGGCTACCCGGGTTCTGCGGAAGTCGTGAACATGCTGCCACCCGCACGGCTGGTAAAGCGGGGCATCAACTGTCTGCCCACCATGGGAGACGGCCGCCAGAGCGGCACGTCCGGCAGCCCCTCGATTCTGCACATTGTCCCGGAATCGGTTACAGGCGGCGGCCTGGCCCTGTTGCAGACGGGCGACGGCATCCGTGTGGACCTCGCCAACCATCGGGTCGATCTGCTGCTGAGCGACGAAGCGCTGACAGAGCGCCGCCGACACTTGCAGGGCACCCAGCTGGTGAATCAGACGCCCTGGCAGGAGATTTATCGCAAAACGGTAAGCCCACTGAGTACCGGCGCGGTAATGGAAACCGACGAGGAATTCATCCGGGTTCTCGATGCACACCCGGTGGGTCGTCATTCCCATTAG
- a CDS encoding TonB-dependent receptor has protein sequence MTYKKQILAVAIAMAASTNLMAQEAQQQKAETTSDFSMEEVTVEGVRNAELNARQAERDKNIFSSVITQDDSGNFADQNVAESLQRLPGITLQSSEGEGKFINLRGLGPGFVSVQMNGSEMANSGGGPADSESRGFSLDALPADVLQSIEVLKSLTPDMDLNSIGGSVNVTTVSALDRGENTFKVRAQGAYQDQSGEMSPKLTLQGTNIFADEKLGFSYSLSYENRVSEGYESRAHDSSLPRYITLDGADSPMLIPFELQNRQENAERERIAGIFDLEYRPDDNSKYYARYSNTVYTDKDTALREYYRWGQASDDEVVYYDAANNVFGSGGIDLQHQFFMQESESDTKVFALGGENLFGDNWTLDYELTHSSATQDSPDSSRVQFRVRDITALGRTGEDFLNGQIVHPSQLAELAGMESVPGSGGFGPSGYQYGESVQPFMLYDNLFMENSFREDTLDQAMANLRKDFDIGPVNYIKTGFKIKNRERNRDKNRISVHPGDKKAAGCAGDQACIDAAGVRLGDVETFMPDNPLFDHAFITEAEAKRLIEQTRIIGENYDPEQRELDSTRNDYQLSEDTAAAYIMGEFQVTDTGTLIAGVRYEKTDFNSTGYLSIRNDREESADQLESFDIAVPLDDTSNSYDGFFPSLHYRDELREDLLFRASLWTSFSRPSFDEARAYAQVVDRVIFCNYDPAANLAVENQCSDQPADLQGDIAEADYTDTYKQQHLTMSPDNVVELGNPKLDAMRATNFDISLGWYASDDLFIQGAAFYKKIDDFIVNVAGADLNLAELPYTLPVDQVTMFQIPADLQLANASTYLNGEGADVYGLEVTYNQYFTQGLLNNFFIQSNFTLLHSEADAGASVRAEKIRLPEQADVTVNTTLGWENDFFSVRFITNYRSEILKRIGSCTEADIAADAALGYSQNCAAWSDVYQDAGVTYDIKATYDVSDNVKLYLDAVNITDESNIQYFEGNEFSSGHMMFLRETYGPTYQLGVNVQF, from the coding sequence ATGACTTATAAAAAGCAGATTCTCGCCGTGGCGATCGCCATGGCCGCTTCCACGAACCTGATGGCTCAGGAAGCACAGCAGCAGAAAGCAGAAACTACTTCCGACTTCTCCATGGAAGAAGTTACGGTTGAAGGTGTACGCAATGCCGAGCTCAACGCCCGTCAAGCGGAGCGCGACAAAAATATTTTCAGCTCCGTTATTACCCAGGACGATTCCGGTAACTTTGCCGATCAGAACGTCGCGGAATCCTTGCAGCGCCTGCCCGGTATCACCTTGCAAAGCTCTGAAGGTGAAGGCAAGTTCATCAACCTGCGCGGTCTTGGTCCGGGCTTCGTGTCGGTACAGATGAACGGCTCTGAAATGGCCAACAGCGGCGGTGGCCCGGCGGACAGCGAGAGCCGCGGTTTCTCTCTGGACGCATTGCCCGCCGATGTGCTGCAGTCCATCGAGGTACTGAAATCCCTCACTCCGGACATGGACCTGAACTCCATCGGCGGTAGTGTAAACGTCACTACCGTTTCCGCGCTGGATCGCGGTGAGAATACCTTCAAGGTACGCGCCCAGGGGGCGTATCAGGATCAGAGCGGCGAAATGTCGCCCAAACTGACCTTGCAGGGCACCAACATTTTTGCCGATGAAAAGTTGGGCTTCAGTTACTCGCTGTCTTATGAAAACCGCGTGAGCGAAGGGTACGAATCCCGCGCTCACGACAGTTCCCTGCCGCGTTACATTACCCTGGATGGCGCCGACAGCCCGATGCTGATTCCGTTCGAGCTTCAGAACCGGCAGGAAAATGCCGAGCGCGAACGTATCGCCGGCATCTTCGATCTGGAGTATCGCCCCGACGACAACAGTAAGTATTACGCGCGCTACAGCAATACCGTATATACAGATAAAGACACGGCCTTGCGTGAATACTACCGCTGGGGGCAGGCAAGTGATGACGAAGTCGTTTACTACGATGCTGCCAATAACGTATTCGGCTCCGGCGGAATCGACCTTCAGCACCAGTTCTTTATGCAGGAGTCCGAGAGCGACACCAAAGTGTTTGCGCTCGGTGGCGAAAATCTGTTTGGCGATAATTGGACTCTGGACTATGAGCTGACCCACTCCAGTGCCACTCAGGATTCTCCGGACAGCAGCCGTGTGCAGTTCCGCGTGCGCGATATTACCGCGCTCGGTCGCACCGGCGAAGATTTCCTCAACGGTCAGATCGTGCATCCCTCACAGCTGGCCGAACTCGCCGGAATGGAAAGTGTGCCCGGTTCAGGTGGATTCGGACCGTCTGGGTACCAGTACGGCGAGAGCGTTCAACCGTTCATGCTGTACGACAACCTGTTCATGGAAAACAGCTTCCGCGAAGACACGCTCGATCAGGCTATGGCCAATCTGCGTAAAGACTTTGATATTGGCCCGGTCAACTACATCAAGACTGGCTTCAAGATCAAAAATCGCGAGCGCAATCGCGACAAGAACCGTATCAGTGTTCACCCCGGTGACAAGAAAGCGGCGGGTTGTGCAGGCGATCAGGCGTGTATCGACGCGGCAGGGGTTCGTCTCGGCGATGTCGAGACCTTCATGCCGGACAACCCTCTCTTCGACCACGCGTTCATTACTGAGGCCGAGGCCAAGCGCTTGATTGAGCAGACGCGGATCATCGGCGAGAACTACGACCCTGAACAGCGCGAGCTGGACAGTACGCGCAACGACTATCAGTTGTCGGAAGATACCGCCGCGGCCTACATCATGGGTGAATTCCAGGTGACCGATACCGGTACCCTGATTGCCGGTGTGCGCTACGAGAAAACCGATTTCAACTCCACCGGTTACCTCTCTATCCGCAATGATCGCGAAGAGAGTGCCGACCAGCTGGAATCCTTCGACATCGCGGTACCACTGGACGATACCTCGAATTCCTACGATGGCTTTTTCCCCAGCCTCCACTATCGCGATGAGTTACGAGAAGACCTGTTGTTCCGCGCCTCCCTGTGGACCTCCTTCTCCCGTCCGTCTTTCGATGAAGCCCGCGCTTATGCGCAGGTGGTCGACCGGGTGATTTTCTGCAACTACGATCCGGCGGCGAATCTGGCGGTGGAAAATCAATGCAGTGATCAGCCGGCGGATCTGCAGGGTGACATTGCCGAGGCTGACTACACCGATACATACAAGCAGCAGCATCTGACCATGTCCCCGGACAACGTGGTCGAGCTTGGCAACCCGAAACTGGACGCAATGCGTGCGACCAACTTTGATATTTCTCTGGGCTGGTACGCCAGCGATGACCTGTTTATCCAGGGCGCGGCTTTCTATAAGAAGATTGATGACTTCATCGTCAATGTGGCCGGTGCGGATCTGAACCTGGCGGAGCTGCCTTACACCCTGCCAGTGGATCAGGTCACCATGTTCCAGATTCCCGCGGATCTGCAGTTGGCTAACGCCAGTACTTACCTGAATGGTGAAGGCGCGGATGTGTACGGTCTGGAAGTGACGTACAACCAGTATTTCACTCAGGGGTTACTGAACAACTTCTTTATCCAGTCCAACTTCACACTGCTGCATTCCGAAGCCGATGCCGGAGCCAGTGTGCGCGCGGAAAAAATCCGTTTGCCGGAACAGGCGGACGTGACCGTGAACACCACGCTCGGTTGGGAGAACGACTTCTTCTCGGTGCGCTTTATCACCAACTACCGCAGCGAAATCCTGAAGCGCATCGGCTCCTGTACCGAAGCGGATATCGCCGCGGACGCGGCCCTTGGCTACTCGCAAAACTGTGCCGCCTGGTCTGACGTTTATCAGGACGCCGGTGTCACCTACGACATCAAAGCGACCTACGACGTCAGCGATAACGTGAAGCTGTATCTGGATGCGGTGAATATTACCGACGAGAGCAATATCCAGTACTTCGAGGGCAATGAGTTTTCCAGCGGACACATGATGTTCCTGAGAGAGACGTATGGCCCGACATACCAGCTCGGTGTGAACGTTCAGTTCTGA
- the pelA gene encoding pectate lyase, whose amino-acid sequence MQQKLIITAVAAVLSVMLTACGGGSSGSETSPPAFNSSSSSSGSSSGGSSSSSSSSSSSGGGSSSSSSGGDEAVVLPQAGNPIYGELDNYKSWKGSSLSADQSLADNMISWQMPHGGFYKFGVSKYATPWDGSSARSEWTGADGVELGTIDNDATVTELLFLADVYQRSGDAAYRDAARKALEFLLTMQYASGGWPQVYPARTGTTYSNYVTFNDGAMARVLILLDQAQRQEAPLNGDLFTEEQRTRMATAIDNGVDFILKAQIVQADAKTVWCAQHDPETYAPRPARSYELESKSGKESMLVAAFLMSRPQTPEVEAAVRAALAWYRSEAVKVADTAYIKRSSGSSDDTYNPIQTKAGSTMWYRFYDLGQDVGFFSGRSVAEGGAGKQYDIMAIEPERRYGYEWGGNYGTPLINYADSVGYY is encoded by the coding sequence ATGCAGCAGAAATTAATCATTACAGCGGTCGCGGCAGTGCTGTCTGTCATGTTGACCGCCTGCGGCGGCGGAAGCAGTGGTTCCGAAACGAGCCCTCCTGCGTTCAATTCTTCCAGCAGTTCATCCGGTTCATCCTCCGGCGGAAGTTCCAGTTCCTCCAGCAGCTCATCGTCTTCCGGTGGCGGCTCCAGTTCCTCGTCATCCGGTGGCGATGAAGCGGTGGTACTACCGCAGGCCGGCAACCCGATTTACGGTGAGCTGGACAATTACAAGTCGTGGAAAGGTAGCAGCCTGTCCGCTGACCAGAGCCTGGCCGACAATATGATCAGCTGGCAGATGCCGCACGGTGGTTTCTACAAGTTTGGTGTATCCAAGTACGCTACGCCGTGGGATGGCAGCAGTGCCCGCTCCGAGTGGACTGGCGCAGATGGGGTTGAGCTGGGCACCATCGACAACGACGCTACAGTTACCGAGCTGCTGTTTCTCGCCGATGTTTACCAGCGCAGTGGCGACGCCGCGTACCGCGATGCCGCGCGCAAGGCGCTGGAATTTCTGTTGACCATGCAATACGCCAGCGGGGGGTGGCCACAGGTCTATCCCGCGCGCACCGGCACCACCTACTCCAACTATGTGACCTTCAACGACGGCGCCATGGCCCGCGTGCTGATCCTGCTCGACCAGGCCCAGCGGCAGGAAGCGCCGCTGAATGGCGACCTGTTCACCGAGGAGCAGCGCACACGTATGGCGACCGCCATCGACAACGGTGTCGACTTTATTCTCAAGGCGCAAATCGTGCAGGCCGATGCGAAAACCGTCTGGTGCGCCCAGCACGACCCGGAAACCTATGCTCCGCGCCCGGCGCGTTCCTACGAGCTCGAATCCAAGAGCGGCAAGGAGTCCATGCTGGTGGCGGCTTTCCTGATGTCGCGACCGCAGACCCCTGAAGTGGAAGCCGCGGTGCGCGCCGCGCTGGCGTGGTATCGCAGTGAAGCGGTGAAGGTTGCCGACACAGCGTATATCAAGCGATCCAGCGGCAGCAGTGACGACACCTACAATCCCATCCAGACCAAAGCGGGCAGTACCATGTGGTACCGCTTTTATGACCTGGGCCAGGACGTCGGCTTCTTCAGCGGCCGCTCGGTGGCTGAGGGGGGCGCGGGCAAGCAGTACGACATCATGGCGATTGAGCCCGAGCGTCGCTACGGCTATGAATGGGGTGGAAATTACGGCACCCCGCTGATCAACTACGCCGACAGTGTTGGTTATTACTGA
- a CDS encoding NADPH-dependent FMN reductase, with amino-acid sequence MASSPIKILAISGSLRQSSFNSAALRVAEELAGDGASFTFADLSGIPLYDQDLRDKHVPEAVQTLGNQVLDADAILFSTPEYNYSVSGVLKNAIDWLSRLDPQPFADKPVAVMSASMSAFGGARAQYDLRRILIYLDAHFVNKPEVMIAFAHQKFDDDGTLGDDDTRLFIGKLVTALGDWTRRLQG; translated from the coding sequence ATGGCATCCAGTCCCATCAAAATCCTCGCCATTTCCGGCAGTCTGCGTCAAAGCTCGTTCAACAGTGCCGCACTGCGTGTCGCTGAAGAACTGGCGGGAGATGGCGCATCCTTTACCTTCGCCGACCTCTCCGGTATCCCGCTTTACGATCAGGACCTGCGCGATAAACATGTGCCGGAAGCGGTTCAGACACTGGGCAATCAGGTACTGGATGCGGACGCCATCCTGTTCTCCACGCCGGAATACAACTACTCGGTTTCCGGCGTTCTGAAAAATGCCATTGACTGGCTTTCCCGTCTTGATCCGCAGCCCTTTGCCGACAAGCCGGTCGCGGTAATGAGTGCCAGTATGAGTGCGTTCGGCGGTGCGCGGGCACAATACGATCTGCGCCGCATCCTGATTTACCTGGATGCGCATTTTGTGAATAAGCCTGAGGTGATGATCGCCTTCGCCCACCAAAAATTCGATGACGATGGTACCCTCGGCGATGACGACACCCGCCTGTTTATCGGCAAGCTCGTCACCGCACTTGGCGATTGGACCCGGCGGCTGCAGGGCTGA
- a CDS encoding fibronectin type III domain-containing protein — MKPLPWAKSALALCVMGTLTACGGGGSSSSGEGDIAELPAPPPVVVVPPEESGIINTALPVLENFGEYTNFDQSDVIDFFSPNYKALATADSSEYVDERPSFYYPTCCFFDQDNPDSEITVDHETRLGIVSDNGDPSLLISNARFTIGQTKSDMADASKNDPKKDSTPGTDGGSGWGELDLSEPYRISFCVSSASGSGSMTQIYVNNNTTGEANSIHGGGGAGSRIFNVETGSLVPGKRVEINVPGDVTLEPGATPVDIKSQVVGTENSFLHFRVSSGGTAIIDDLLIEKQSDNGQATLPVCTKFKSAEEPVAPNAPTTFATDAQMAVSWNSVLGAATYDLAYGTSDDVSGAIIVNDLTDTSTTLTELENGTTYYVWVRGVNNIGAGAWSEFATGTPEAPLGDSCSPTTTVNPSVSHGILWSVYDGCTHPGELGAVVINGSEQTNFEFSDEEKPWFTVSDEGVMTMDTLAGDSNTKPVGDLSGVVADGTYPKHFTWIARIDNAYAETQGARGFEVETHIDERRIKAILRPDSGKVQLEKFLAAEETAEVSDVVYSDGYHVYQFSFTVNDPTAEADNITAVIYRDGNEIGSFTGPGRSGGSASLLRVGEGSGSAFHANLDWLVWSDDMAADVTAEALKGELPGGIGELGFYAAADISAVIEENFEGAGLVEDSESGAGNFFSADYKALSGDATKPMYNATGGGSRISVAGGQLSLHDARFTIGDAMHGTDTSADDAAGRGDFDLSKPYKISFDVVENPNVSSEAGKCQVYVDNNTSGSGNSIHGASSKIFESVASQMAAGSATGTVTVESDVGTASSFIQLRCDSGTRDKPVVIDNFSITYQ, encoded by the coding sequence ATGAAACCTTTACCTTGGGCGAAATCCGCACTTGCACTGTGCGTCATGGGAACACTGACCGCCTGTGGCGGCGGTGGCAGCAGTTCCTCGGGAGAAGGCGACATCGCAGAACTGCCGGCGCCGCCACCCGTGGTTGTGGTGCCGCCGGAGGAGAGCGGCATCATTAACACCGCGCTGCCGGTTCTGGAAAATTTTGGTGAGTACACCAATTTCGACCAGAGTGATGTGATCGACTTTTTCAGTCCAAATTACAAAGCGTTGGCCACCGCTGACAGTAGCGAATACGTCGACGAACGCCCATCGTTCTACTATCCCACCTGCTGTTTCTTCGATCAGGACAACCCCGACAGCGAAATTACCGTCGACCACGAAACCCGTCTGGGTATCGTCAGTGACAACGGTGATCCGTCCCTGTTGATCAGTAACGCACGTTTTACCATCGGCCAGACCAAGTCCGACATGGCCGACGCATCGAAAAATGACCCGAAAAAAGATTCCACCCCCGGCACCGACGGCGGCAGCGGCTGGGGCGAGCTGGATCTTTCCGAGCCCTACCGCATCTCGTTCTGCGTGTCTTCCGCGAGCGGCTCGGGGTCCATGACCCAGATTTATGTAAACAACAACACGACCGGTGAAGCGAACTCCATTCACGGCGGCGGTGGTGCGGGCTCTCGGATTTTCAACGTGGAAACCGGCAGCCTGGTTCCGGGTAAACGCGTGGAAATTAACGTGCCGGGAGACGTGACCCTGGAGCCGGGTGCAACGCCTGTGGATATCAAATCTCAGGTAGTGGGAACAGAAAATTCCTTTCTGCACTTCCGGGTTTCCAGTGGCGGTACGGCGATTATCGATGATCTGCTGATCGAAAAGCAGTCTGATAATGGTCAGGCGACGTTGCCAGTGTGTACTAAGTTCAAATCCGCCGAGGAACCCGTCGCGCCGAACGCGCCGACAACCTTTGCTACCGACGCGCAGATGGCCGTGAGCTGGAATTCCGTGCTAGGAGCGGCGACTTACGATCTTGCTTATGGCACCAGTGACGATGTGTCCGGGGCCATTATCGTCAATGACCTGACCGACACCAGCACCACACTGACCGAATTGGAAAACGGTACCACCTATTACGTGTGGGTTCGTGGTGTGAATAACATCGGTGCGGGTGCCTGGAGTGAATTTGCAACGGGTACACCGGAAGCCCCGCTAGGCGATAGCTGCAGTCCCACTACTACCGTAAATCCGTCTGTATCCCATGGCATTCTTTGGAGCGTGTACGATGGATGTACACATCCGGGTGAGCTGGGTGCTGTTGTTATCAATGGTAGCGAGCAAACCAACTTCGAATTCTCCGATGAAGAGAAGCCGTGGTTTACCGTCAGTGATGAAGGTGTCATGACCATGGATACCCTCGCCGGAGACTCCAACACCAAACCGGTGGGTGACTTGAGCGGCGTGGTTGCCGATGGGACCTATCCAAAGCATTTCACCTGGATTGCGCGCATCGACAATGCGTATGCGGAAACGCAGGGGGCTCGTGGCTTTGAAGTTGAAACTCATATCGACGAACGCCGTATCAAAGCGATTCTGCGTCCGGACTCCGGCAAGGTTCAACTGGAGAAATTCCTGGCGGCGGAGGAGACCGCGGAAGTTTCCGATGTGGTGTACAGCGATGGCTACCACGTATACCAGTTCAGTTTTACCGTAAATGACCCAACGGCCGAGGCCGATAACATTACTGCGGTGATTTACCGCGACGGTAACGAAATCGGCAGCTTCACTGGCCCTGGTCGCTCCGGTGGTTCCGCCAGTCTGCTGCGTGTGGGTGAAGGCTCCGGAAGTGCATTCCACGCTAACCTCGACTGGCTGGTGTGGAGTGACGACATGGCCGCAGATGTAACAGCTGAAGCGTTGAAGGGAGAGTTGCCTGGCGGCATCGGCGAATTGGGATTCTATGCGGCCGCTGACATTTCCGCGGTCATTGAGGAAAACTTCGAAGGCGCGGGCCTTGTAGAAGACTCTGAATCCGGTGCGGGTAACTTTTTCAGTGCTGACTACAAAGCGCTGAGCGGTGACGCCACCAAACCCATGTACAACGCAACCGGTGGCGGTTCGCGCATATCCGTAGCTGGAGGTCAACTGTCGCTTCACGATGCGCGTTTCACTATCGGTGATGCGATGCACGGTACCGACACCAGCGCAGACGATGCCGCCGGCCGCGGCGACTTCGACTTGAGCAAGCCGTACAAGATCTCGTTCGATGTTGTGGAAAACCCCAACGTTTCGTCCGAGGCCGGAAAATGCCAGGTATATGTGGATAACAACACCTCGGGTTCTGGAAATTCAATCCACGGTGCCAGTTCGAAGATTTTCGAAAGCGTTGCTTCGCAAATGGCCGCTGGTTCTGCGACAGGTACCGTTACCGTTGAGAGTGATGTTGGTACCGCCAGTTCCTTCATACAGCTCCGTTGTGACAGTGGCACGAGAGACAAGCCTGTAGTGATCGATAATTTCTCTATCACCTACCAGTAA